The following are encoded in a window of Prevotella melaninogenica genomic DNA:
- a CDS encoding N-acetyltransferase has product MSSVQIKRVETKKDLKAFIECHYDLYEGNQYDAPNLYSDEFNTLSKDKNAAFDFCEAEYFLALKEGKVVGRVAAIINNKANEKWDKQDVRFGWIDFIDDIEVSKALLKAVEDYGREKGMTSVVGPLGFTDMDPEGMLTWGFDQLGTMATIYNYDYYPKHMEKLGGWEKDNDYVEYRLDVPETAPEKYTKIAEMVEKRYNLHVRKLTKKEIFEGGYGKKLFDLINVTYANLYGFSELTDRQIDQYVKMYFPLADLDLITVIEDGNKDNQLVGLAITIPSLTRALQKCHRGRLFPFGWWHLLRAIKFHKTEVVDLLLIGVLPEYRSKGANSLVFADLIPRYVKYGFKWGETHVEMETNESVQSQWGPLDPTMHKKRRCYRKAIG; this is encoded by the coding sequence TCTACGAGGGTAATCAGTATGATGCCCCAAACCTCTATAGTGATGAGTTTAATACGTTGTCAAAAGACAAGAATGCTGCTTTTGACTTCTGCGAAGCTGAGTATTTTCTCGCCTTGAAGGAGGGAAAAGTGGTGGGGCGTGTAGCTGCTATCATCAATAATAAAGCAAACGAAAAGTGGGACAAGCAGGATGTTCGCTTCGGCTGGATAGACTTCATTGACGATATAGAAGTATCAAAAGCTCTGTTGAAAGCTGTTGAAGACTACGGTAGAGAGAAGGGCATGACCTCTGTTGTTGGTCCACTTGGTTTCACAGATATGGACCCAGAAGGTATGTTGACATGGGGCTTTGATCAGCTCGGAACAATGGCAACTATCTATAACTACGATTATTATCCAAAGCACATGGAGAAACTTGGTGGCTGGGAAAAGGATAATGACTATGTAGAATATCGTCTTGATGTCCCAGAGACAGCTCCAGAGAAATATACAAAGATTGCAGAGATGGTGGAGAAACGATATAATCTCCATGTGCGTAAACTGACTAAGAAGGAAATCTTCGAGGGTGGTTATGGCAAGAAACTCTTTGACTTAATCAATGTGACTTATGCTAATTTGTATGGCTTCTCTGAGTTAACTGATCGCCAGATCGACCAGTATGTAAAGATGTACTTCCCACTTGCCGACCTCGATCTCATTACAGTTATTGAGGATGGCAATAAGGATAACCAGTTAGTTGGTCTTGCAATCACAATCCCATCACTAACACGTGCCTTGCAGAAGTGCCACCGTGGACGTCTTTTCCCATTCGGATGGTGGCATTTACTACGTGCAATAAAGTTCCATAAGACGGAGGTTGTAGACCTTCTCCTTATTGGTGTCCTACCAGAGTATCGCTCAAAGGGGGCTAATTCCCTTGTCTTTGCTGACCTCATTCCACGTTATGTGAAGTACGGCTTCAAGTGGGGTGAGACGCATGTCGAGATGGAAACCAACGAAAGCGTACAGAGTCAGTGGGGCCCATTAGACCCAACTATGCACAAGAAGCGTAGATGCTATAGAAAAGCTATTGGGTGA
- a CDS encoding DNA topoisomerase IV subunit B, protein MDKSSTPNLQPPTPNTQPPTPVSYTDDNIRHLSDMEHVRTRPGMYIGRLGDGKLPEDGIYVLLKEVIDNSIDEFKMNAGDRIEVDVEDNLRVSVRDYGRGIPQGKLVEAVSVLNTGGKYDSKAFKKSVGLNGVGVKAVNALSSHFEVKSFRDGKVRELSFEKGNLQSDKTKKSADENGTYIYFEPDATLFKNYSFHDDIVEEMLRNYTYLNTGLTIMYNGRRILSRHGLKDLLTDNMTVDPLYPIVHMKGEDIEIAFTHTNQYGEEYYSFVNGQHTTQGGTHQTAFKEHIAKTIKEFFGKYEYGDIRNGLVAAIAVNVEEPVFESQTKIKLGSTQMSPDGESINKYVGDFIKTNVDNYLHIHKEDFTDILENKIKETERERKAMAGVTKLARERAKKANLHNRKLRDCRVHYCDVKNDRKEESSIFITEGDSASGSITKSRDVNTQAVFSLRGKPLNCFGLTKKVVYENEEFNLLQAALDIEDGLDSLRYNKVIVATDADVDGMHIRLLIITFFLQFFPELIKKGHVYVLQTPLFRVRNRRTKIKNKEVIAEADARRVKGEKKNDFITRYCYSEEERVAAINELGPDPEITRFKGLGEISPDEFAHFIGPDMRLEQVTLHKNDQVAKLLEYYMGKNTMERQNFIIDNLVIEEDLPDVEKE, encoded by the coding sequence ATGGATAAATCATCAACCCCCAACCTTCAGCCCCCAACACCCAACACTCAACCCCCAACACCCGTTTCTTACACCGACGATAATATCCGACACCTATCGGATATGGAGCACGTGCGTACCCGTCCGGGTATGTATATTGGTCGTTTGGGCGATGGCAAGTTGCCAGAAGATGGTATTTATGTACTCTTGAAGGAGGTCATTGATAACTCTATTGACGAGTTTAAGATGAATGCTGGCGACCGTATCGAGGTTGATGTGGAGGATAATCTGCGTGTTAGTGTGCGCGACTATGGTCGTGGTATTCCACAAGGAAAGCTTGTTGAGGCTGTGTCAGTGCTGAATACGGGTGGTAAATACGACTCTAAAGCGTTCAAGAAAAGTGTTGGTTTGAATGGTGTCGGTGTGAAAGCCGTTAATGCACTAAGCTCACATTTTGAGGTAAAGAGCTTCCGTGATGGTAAGGTACGTGAACTATCGTTTGAGAAAGGAAACCTACAAAGCGACAAAACAAAGAAGTCTGCGGACGAGAATGGTACCTATATCTACTTTGAACCAGACGCAACGCTCTTCAAGAATTATAGCTTCCATGATGATATAGTAGAGGAGATGCTCCGTAACTATACCTATCTAAACACCGGATTGACGATTATGTACAATGGTCGTCGTATACTTAGTCGACATGGTTTGAAGGACCTTTTGACTGATAATATGACTGTTGATCCATTGTATCCGATTGTTCACATGAAGGGAGAGGATATTGAGATTGCTTTTACACACACCAATCAATATGGCGAGGAGTATTACTCTTTCGTGAATGGTCAGCATACAACGCAGGGCGGTACACACCAGACAGCCTTCAAGGAGCATATTGCCAAGACAATAAAAGAGTTCTTCGGCAAGTATGAGTATGGTGACATTCGTAACGGATTGGTGGCTGCTATCGCTGTAAACGTTGAAGAACCAGTATTTGAGTCACAAACAAAGATTAAGTTAGGTTCCACACAGATGTCGCCTGATGGTGAGTCTATCAATAAGTATGTGGGCGACTTTATCAAGACAAACGTTGACAACTACCTTCATATTCATAAAGAAGACTTCACCGATATACTTGAGAATAAAATCAAGGAGACCGAGCGAGAGCGTAAGGCAATGGCTGGTGTAACGAAGTTAGCACGTGAGAGAGCGAAGAAAGCCAACCTCCATAACCGTAAGTTGCGTGACTGTCGTGTACACTATTGTGACGTGAAGAACGATCGAAAGGAGGAGAGTTCTATCTTTATAACAGAGGGAGATTCAGCCAGCGGAAGTATTACTAAGAGTCGTGATGTCAACACACAAGCGGTCTTCTCATTGCGTGGAAAGCCGCTTAACTGCTTTGGTCTGACGAAGAAGGTAGTGTATGAGAATGAGGAGTTCAATCTCCTTCAGGCTGCGCTCGACATTGAAGACGGACTCGATTCGCTTAGATATAACAAGGTAATTGTCGCAACGGATGCCGATGTTGACGGTATGCACATCCGTTTGTTGATAATAACTTTCTTCCTTCAGTTCTTCCCAGAGCTGATAAAGAAAGGACACGTATATGTCCTTCAGACACCGCTTTTCCGTGTTCGTAACCGTCGAACAAAGATAAAGAACAAAGAGGTAATTGCCGAAGCGGACGCTCGTCGTGTGAAAGGAGAGAAAAAGAACGACTTTATTACACGTTATTGTTACTCTGAGGAGGAGCGTGTAGCAGCTATCAACGAGCTTGGTCCAGACCCAGAAATCACTCGATTCAAAGGTCTTGGTGAGATCTCTCCTGACGAATTTGCCCATTTCATCGGTCCAGATATGCGTTTAGAACAGGTTACTTTACATAAGAATGACCAGGTAGCTAAGCTCTTGGAGTATTATATGGGTAAGAACACGATGGAACGTCAGAACTTTATTATTGACAACCTCGTTATAGAAGAGGACCTTCCTGACGTGGAGAAAGAGTAA